One Rhodamnia argentea isolate NSW1041297 unplaced genomic scaffold, ASM2092103v1 Rarg_v2.32, whole genome shotgun sequence genomic window carries:
- the LOC125313443 gene encoding LOW QUALITY PROTEIN: cytochrome c biogenesis CcmF N-terminal-like mitochondrial protein 2 (The sequence of the model RefSeq protein was modified relative to this genomic sequence to represent the inferred CDS: deleted 1 base in 1 codon) → MERKIPLLRLFLGPPARTQWSGWLVVSGSRRNASFMPRVLATARIHSVILPLLHSWTSFLNIVTFLCCVLGTFSIRSGLLASVHSFATDDTRGIFLWRFFLLMTGISMILCSQMKQQASVRRTYKKEMVVTRSTLVHLRHSARAQPRPLRLWKN, encoded by the exons ATGGAAAGAAAGATACCGCTACTTCGCCTCTTTCTTGGACCGCCGGCGCGAACACAGTG GTCGGGGTGGCTGGTGGTTTCGGGATCCCGTAGA AATGCTTCTTTTATGCCTCGGGTATTAGCCACAGCTCGTATTCATTCAGTAATTCTACCCCTTCTTCATTCTTGGACCTCGTTTCTTAATATTGTGACTTTTCTATGCTGTGTCTTAGGAACCTTTTCAATACGGTCCGGATTGCTAGCTTCCGTTCATAGTTTTGCTACAGATGATACACGAGGAATCTTTTTATGGCGGTTCTTCCTTCTAATGACCGGCATATCTATGATTCTTTGCTCCCAGATGAAGCAGCAGGCATCGGTCCGTAGAACCTATAAAAAAGAGATGGTTGTGACGCGAAGTACTCTTGTGCACCTACGTCACTCGGCTCGCGCGCAACCCCGCCCCCTTAGGTTATGGAAGAATTGA
- the LOC125313442 gene encoding uncharacterized protein LOC125313442 — protein MQGGCIADIGSCGTGFDSASGSVRTKKFRTKGSELTDRKGEKNKAMPRAPSIRCSSIDEALS, from the coding sequence ATGCAAGGCGGATGTATAGCTGATATAGGATCTTGTGGAACAGGATTTGATTCTGCAAGCGGTTCGGTACGAACGAAGAAATTTCGAACAAAAGGATCGGAACTCACTGataggaaaggagagaaaaacaaagcaaTGCCAAGAGCTCCGTCAATCCGCTGTTCATCGATAGACGAAGCTCTCTCTTGA